A portion of the Macaca mulatta isolate MMU2019108-1 chromosome 4, T2T-MMU8v2.0, whole genome shotgun sequence genome contains these proteins:
- the LOC710506 gene encoding olfactory receptor 12D1, translated as MLNTTSVTEFLLLGVTDIQELQPFLFVVFLTIYFISVAGNGAILMIVISDPRLHSPMYFFLGNLSCLDICYSTVTLPKMLQNFLSTHKAISFLGCISQLHFFHFLGSTEAMLLAVMAFDRFVAICKPLRYTVIMSPQLCTQMAITIWTIGFVHALLHSVMTSRLNFCGSNCIHHFFCDVKPLLKLACGNTELNQWLLSTITGTIAMGSFFLTFLSYFYIITHLFFKTHSFGMLHKALSTCASHFMVVILFYAPVLFTYIRPASGTSMDQDRIIAIMYTVVTPVLNPLIYTLRNKEVKGAFNRAIKR; from the coding sequence ATGCTGAATACAACCTCAGTCACCGAATTTCTCCTCTTGGGAGTGACAGACATTCAAGAACTGCAGCCTTTTCTCTTCGTGGTTTTCCTCACCATCTACTTCATCAGTGTGGCTGGGAATGGAGCCATTCTAATGATTGTCATCTCTGATCCTAGACTCCATTCCCCTATGTATTTCTTCCTGGGAAACCTGTCCTGCCTGGATATCTGCTACTCTACGGTGACACTGCCAAAGATGCTGCAGAACTTCCTCTCTAcacacaaagcaatttctttcTTGGGATGCATAAGCCAGCTCCATTTCTTCCACTTCCTGGGCAGCACAGAGGCCATGCTGTTGGCCGTGATGGCATTTGACCGCTTTGTGGCTATCTGCAAGCCACTTCGCTACACTGTCATCATGAGCCCTCAGCTCTGTACCCAGATGGCCATCACAATCTGGACCATAGGTTTCGTCCATGCCCTGCTGCACTCCGTAATGACTTCTCGCTTGAACTTCTGTGGTTCCAACTGTATCCATCACTTCTTCTGTGATGTGAAGCCGTTGCTAAAGCTGGCCTGTGGGAACACGGAGCTCAATCAGTGGCTGCTCAGTACCATCACAGGGACAATCGCAAtgggctctttctttctcacatttctctcttatttctaCATTATCACCCATCTCTTCTTCAAGACTCATTCTTTTGGCATGCTCCACAAAGCACTGTCCACTTGTGCCTCCCACTTCATGGTAGTTATTCTTTTCTATGCACCTGTTCTCTTCACCTATATTCGTCCTGCCTCAGGGACCTCCATGGACCAGGACCGGATCATTGCCATCATGTATACTGTGGTCACTCCTGTACTAAACCCACTGATCTACACTTTGAGGAACAAGGAAGTGAAGGGGGCCTTTAATAGAGCAATCAAAAGGTAG